Proteins co-encoded in one Dryobates pubescens isolate bDryPub1 chromosome 4, bDryPub1.pri, whole genome shotgun sequence genomic window:
- the FOXL3 gene encoding forkhead box L3 isoform X2 — MFDNTQYPYNCFNYDGDDYPTCSSDEEKKFTRPAYRSNQRAWQNSIRHNLSLNSCFVKVPRTEGNEKGKGNYWSFATGCESMLDLFENGNYRRRRRRRNMKREHKEQRPSRGKSPSSSNMSSMDSALNNISSSESKHERIESGPRLLEAHGLAPNSMTNRQSLSSSSLAKSDSEIKFSIDYILSAPDPLPVLRSQYRMQESKYHLLEAQQINLQFWTM; from the exons ATGTTTGACAACACGCAGTACCCCTATAACTGCTTTAATTACGATGGGGATGATTATCCTACCTGTAGTTCTGATGAAGAGAAAAAATTCACCAGACCGGCATACAG ATCAAATCAAAGAGCCTGGCAGAACTCCATCCGACATAACTTATCACTTAACAGTTGTTTTGTAAAG GTCCCCAGAACAGAAGGGaatgagaaggggaaaggaaactaTTGGAGCTTTGCAACGGGATGCGAATCCATGCTGGATCTCTTTGAAAATGGGAATTACAGGCGAAGACGAAGGAGGAGGAACATGAAAAGGGAACATAAGGAGCAGAGACCAAGCAGAGGGAAAAGTCCTTCATCCTCCAACATGTCTTCTATGGACTCTGCTTTAAACAACATTTCCTCTTCTGAAAGTAAACATGAAAGAATTGAATCAGGCCCAAGACTACTGGAGGCTCATGGGCTTGCTCCAAACAGCATGACTAACAGGCAGAGCCTAAGCAGTTCCTCCTTAGCAAAATCGGATTCCGAAATCAAATTCAGCATTGATTACATCCTTTCAGCTCCCGACCCCCTGCCTGTCCTGAGATCTCAATACCGTATGCAAGAAAGTAAATATCACCTACTGGAGGCCCAGCAAATCAATCTCCAGTTCTGGACAATGTGA
- the FOXL3 gene encoding forkhead box L3 isoform X1 — protein MFDNTQYPYNCFNYDGDDYPTCSSDEEKKFTRPAYSYIALIAMAIQQSPSNKVTLSGIYDFIMKKFPYYRSNQRAWQNSIRHNLSLNSCFVKVPRTEGNEKGKGNYWSFATGCESMLDLFENGNYRRRRRRRNMKREHKEQRPSRGKSPSSSNMSSMDSALNNISSSESKHERIESGPRLLEAHGLAPNSMTNRQSLSSSSLAKSDSEIKFSIDYILSAPDPLPVLRSQYRMQESKYHLLEAQQINLQFWTM, from the exons ATGTTTGACAACACGCAGTACCCCTATAACTGCTTTAATTACGATGGGGATGATTATCCTACCTGTAGTTCTGATGAAGAGAAAAAATTCACCAGACCGGCATACAG cTATATTGCCTTAATTGCAATGGCCATCCAGCAAAGTCCTTCAAATAAAGTCACCCTCTCTGGCATTTATGACTTTATAATGAAGAAATTTCCTTACTACAGATCAAATCAAAGAGCCTGGCAGAACTCCATCCGACATAACTTATCACTTAACAGTTGTTTTGTAAAG GTCCCCAGAACAGAAGGGaatgagaaggggaaaggaaactaTTGGAGCTTTGCAACGGGATGCGAATCCATGCTGGATCTCTTTGAAAATGGGAATTACAGGCGAAGACGAAGGAGGAGGAACATGAAAAGGGAACATAAGGAGCAGAGACCAAGCAGAGGGAAAAGTCCTTCATCCTCCAACATGTCTTCTATGGACTCTGCTTTAAACAACATTTCCTCTTCTGAAAGTAAACATGAAAGAATTGAATCAGGCCCAAGACTACTGGAGGCTCATGGGCTTGCTCCAAACAGCATGACTAACAGGCAGAGCCTAAGCAGTTCCTCCTTAGCAAAATCGGATTCCGAAATCAAATTCAGCATTGATTACATCCTTTCAGCTCCCGACCCCCTGCCTGTCCTGAGATCTCAATACCGTATGCAAGAAAGTAAATATCACCTACTGGAGGCCCAGCAAATCAATCTCCAGTTCTGGACAATGTGA